In one Apostichopus japonicus isolate 1M-3 chromosome 18, ASM3797524v1, whole genome shotgun sequence genomic region, the following are encoded:
- the LOC139958381 gene encoding ATP-citrate synthase-like isoform X2 produces the protein MSAKAIREAAGKDLLRKFVKSKSLAESPCAVVTQDTDWTELAQKYPWLLTEKLVVKPDQLIKRRGKLGLIKVNTDLNGAKEWLQSRLGQDIQVGSATGRLKNFIIEPFVPHQPAEEVYVCIYCERANDVILFHHQGGVDVGDVDAKAVKYSVGLQEEVTAAKVKSNLLGKVPAEKQDMLADFIQALYQQFRDLYFTYLEINPLVVTDKVYILDLAAKIDSTAEFLCKVQWGDLEFPPPFGREAFAEEAYIADLDAKSGASLKLTILNPKGRIWTMVAGGGASVIYSDTICDLGGASELANYGEYSGAPSEQQTYEYAKTVIGLMTKGDKHPDGKVLIIGGGIANFTNVASTFKGIVRALKELRENLKEYGVSIFVRRGGPNYQEGLRVMRELGSNLGVPMHVFGTETHMTAIVGMALGKRSIPDTPPMDNTTASFLLSGSASSNPPRRTSSTSEPTATGTTNGAAPSTRPKHQTPLAQKPLFKKSSTCFIFGMQNRAVQGMLDFDHSCQRETPSVVAMIYPFVGDHKQKFYWGHKEILVPVYKSMAKAMKLHPKTDIMINFASLRSAYDSTVETLQFPQIRTIAIIAEGIPENKTRLLVQTAKEKGVTIIGPATVGGIKPGCFKIGNTGGMLDNILSSKLYRPGSVAYVSRSGGMSNELNNIISRNTDGVFEGVAIGGDRYPGTTFLDHLLRYHDDPAVKMLVLLGEVGGIEEYEVCNAIENGRINKPIVAWCIGTCSTMFSSEVQFGHAGACANAERETSGAKNQALRVAGAYVPSSFDDLDKKINEVYNQLVEEGKIVPQPEVPPPTVPMDFNWARELGLIRKPASFMTSIVDERGQELLYGGMPISDVFEKNVGIGGTLSLLWFQRRLPPYATKFLEMCLIISADHGPAVSGAHNCIVTARAGKDLISSLCSGLLTIGERFGGALDGAAKQYTEAYDSGLIPMEFVNKMRAEHKLIMGIGHRVKSLNNPDKRVVILKEYAQANFPATPLLDWALKVEKITTAKKPNLILNVDGVIGAAMVDLLRNCGAFTSEEAAEYVEMGTLNALFVLGRSMGFIGHYLDQRRLKQGLYRHPWDDISYILPEYNA, from the exons AAACTTGTGGTAAAACCTGATCAACTGATAAAGAGGAGAGGCAAGCTTGGGCTCATTAAAGTTAATACAGATCTGAATGGAGCCAAAGAATGGTTGCAGTCTCGTCTTGGTCAAGATATACAG GTTGGCTCAGCCACTGGAAGGTTGAAGAACTTCATCATTGAACCGTTCGTCCCTCATCAACCAGCTGAAGAGGTCTATGTCTGTATCTACTGTGAGAGAGCGAATGATGTCATTCTCTTCCATCACCAGGGTGGTGTAGATGTTGGTGATGTTGATGCTAAG GCTGTAAAGTACTCAGTTGGCCTTCAAGAGGAAGTGACTGCAGCCAAAGTTAAAAGTAACCTACTTGGGAAGGTACCTGCAGAGAAACAAGA tatgcTGGCTGACTTTATCCAAGCCCTCTATCAGCAGTTTCGAGATTTGTACTTTACATATCTGGAGATTAATCCATTGG TTGTAACAGACAAGGTATACATATTGGATCTTGCTGCCAAAATAGACTCAACAGCAGAGTTTCTTTGTAAAGTTCAGTGGGGGGACCTAGAATTCCCTCCTCCTTTTGGAAGAGAAGCTTTTGCAGAG GAAGCTTACATTGCTGACCTTGATGCGAAGAGTGGAGCCTCTCTTAAGCTGACCATTTTAAACCCAAAGGGGCGTATTTGGACCATGGTTGCTGGTGGAGGTGCTTCTGTGATTTACAG TGACACCATTTGTGATCTGGGTGGAGCTAGTGAACTGGCCAACTATGGAGAATACTCTGGTGCTCCTAGTGAACAACaaacttatgaatatgcaaagaCTGTAATTGGCCTCATGACCAAAGGCGACAAACATCCAGATGGAAAGGTCCTGATAATTGGAGGTGGAATTGCAAATTTCACAAATGTAGCATCTACCTTCAAG GGTATTGTCAGAGCACTGAAGGAGTTGCGTGAGAATCTCAAGGAATATGGAGTTTCCATATTTGTAAGAAGAGGCGGACCAAACTACCAGGAGGGGTTAAGAGTAATGAGGGAGTTAG GTAGTAATTTAGGGGTACCCATGCATGTGTTTGGGACTGAAACACACATGACAGCAATTGTTGGCATGGCTCTGGGGAAGAGATCCATTCCTGACACACCACCCATGGATAACACAACTGCATCCTTCCTTCTGTCTGGATCTGCA TCTAGCAATCCACCAAGAAGAACCAGTTCCACATCTGAGCCAACAGCCACAGGAACTACTAATGGTGCAGCACCAAGCACCAGGCCAAAACACCAAACACCACTTGCTCAAAAACCCCTCTTTAAAAAGAGTTCCACA TGTTTCATCTTTGGGATGCAGAACCGGGCTGTTCAGGGGATGTTGGACTTCGATCACTCCTGCCAAAGGGAAACTCCTTCTGTGGTGGCAATGATCTATCCATTCGT TGGAGATCATAAACAGAAATTTTACTGGGGTCACAAGGAGATTTTAGTTCCTGTCTACAAGAGCATGGCTAAAGCCATGAAACTTCACCCTAAGACAGACATCATGATCAATTTTGCATCCCTGAGGTCAGCATATGACAGTACAGTAGAAACATTGCAGTTTCCACAG ATCAGGACTATAGCAATTATTGCTGAAGGAATTCCAGAAAACAAAACCAGGCTCTTAGTTCAAACAGCCAAAGAGAAAGGAGTAACTATCATTGGTCCAGCAACT GTGGGTGGTATCAAACCAGGCTGCTTCAAGATTGGTAACACTGGTGGAATGCTGGATAACATCCTCTCATCTAAGCTCTACCGTCCAGGGAGTGTCGCTTATGTATCTCGTTCTGGAGGAATGTCCAATGAACTTAACAATATCATTTCCAGAAATACTGATGGCGTCTTTGAGGGTGTGGCCATTGGTGGGGACAG GTATCCTGGTACAACATTCTTAGATCATTTACTACGTTACCATGATGATCCAGCTGTGAAAATGTTGGTTCTTCTTGGAGAG GTTGGAGGTATTGAAGAGTATGAAGTCTGCAATGCCATTGAAAATGGTCGAATCAACAAACCCATTGTGGCTTGGTGCATTGGTACTTGTTCCACAATGTTTTCATCAGAG GTTCAGTTTGGTCATGCTGGTGCATGTGCTAATGCTGAAAGGGAGACATCCGGGGCCAAGAATCAAGCTCTGAGAGTGGCAGGTGCTTATGTACCCAGTAGCTTTGATGACTTGGATAAGAAGATCAA TGAGGTTTATAATCAGCTTGTTGAAGAAGGAAAGATTGTCCCTCAGCCTGAGGTACCTCCACCTACAGTACCAATGGACTTCAACTGGGCAAGA GAACTTGGCTTAATTCGTAAACCTGCATCATTTATGACAAGTATTGTGGATGAGAGAGGCCAGGAACTCCTCTATGGAGGTATGCCCATTTCAGATGTGTTTGAGAAAAATGTTGGGATTGGAGGTACCTTGTCTCTCCTTTGGTTCCAGAGAAG ATTGCCTCCCTATGCTACTAAATTCCTTGAGATGTGTCTGATCATATCAGCTGACCATGGTCCAGCAGTGTCTGGGGCCCACAACTGCATCGTAACGGCCCGGGCAGGCAAGGATCTTATCTCATCCTTGTGTTCAGGACTCTTGACTATT GGAGAAAGATTTGGAGGGGCATTAGATGGAGCTGCTAAACAGTACACAGAGGCTTATGACAGTGGGCTTATTCCAATGGAATTTGTCAATAAGATGAGAGCTGAACACAAGCTTATCATGGGAATTGGTCATAGAGTTAAATCT CTGAACAATCCAGACAAACGTGTGGTGATTCTGAAGGAGTATGCTCAAGCTAACTTTCCAGCAACTCCATTGCTAGATTGGGCTCTTAAAGTGGAGAAAATCACAACAGCTAAG AAACCAAACTTGATATTAAATGTGGATGGTGTCATTGGAGCTGCCATGGTAGACTTGCTGAGGAACTGTGGAGCTTTCACAAG TGAAGAAGCAGCAGAGTATGTGGAGATGGGAACACTGAATGCCCTCTTTGTGCTTGGGAGGAGTATGGGTTTCATTG GTCATTATTTAGACCAAAGAAGACTGAAGCAGGGTCTGTACCGCCATCCGTGGGATGATATTTCTTACATCCTTCCAGAGTACAATGCATGA
- the LOC139958381 gene encoding ATP-citrate synthase-like isoform X1: protein MSAKAIREAAGKDLLRKFVKSKSLAESPCAVVTQDTDWTELAQKYPWLLTEKLVVKPDQLIKRRGKLGLIKVNTDLNGAKEWLQSRLGQDIQVGSATGRLKNFIIEPFVPHQPAEEVYVCIYCERANDVILFHHQGGVDVGDVDAKAVKYSVGLQEEVTAAKVKSNLLGKVPAEKQDMLADFIQALYQQFRDLYFTYLEINPLVVTDKVYILDLAAKIDSTAEFLCKVQWGDLEFPPPFGREAFAEEAYIADLDAKSGASLKLTILNPKGRIWTMVAGGGASVIYSDTICDLGGASELANYGEYSGAPSEQQTYEYAKTVIGLMTKGDKHPDGKVLIIGGGIANFTNVASTFKGIVRALKELRENLKEYGVSIFVRRGGPNYQEGLRVMRELGSNLGVPMHVFGTETHMTAIVGMALGKRSIPDTPPMDNTTASFLLSGSASANLTAMSGSSSNPPRRTSSTSEPTATGTTNGAAPSTRPKHQTPLAQKPLFKKSSTCFIFGMQNRAVQGMLDFDHSCQRETPSVVAMIYPFVGDHKQKFYWGHKEILVPVYKSMAKAMKLHPKTDIMINFASLRSAYDSTVETLQFPQIRTIAIIAEGIPENKTRLLVQTAKEKGVTIIGPATVGGIKPGCFKIGNTGGMLDNILSSKLYRPGSVAYVSRSGGMSNELNNIISRNTDGVFEGVAIGGDRYPGTTFLDHLLRYHDDPAVKMLVLLGEVGGIEEYEVCNAIENGRINKPIVAWCIGTCSTMFSSEVQFGHAGACANAERETSGAKNQALRVAGAYVPSSFDDLDKKINEVYNQLVEEGKIVPQPEVPPPTVPMDFNWARELGLIRKPASFMTSIVDERGQELLYGGMPISDVFEKNVGIGGTLSLLWFQRRLPPYATKFLEMCLIISADHGPAVSGAHNCIVTARAGKDLISSLCSGLLTIGERFGGALDGAAKQYTEAYDSGLIPMEFVNKMRAEHKLIMGIGHRVKSLNNPDKRVVILKEYAQANFPATPLLDWALKVEKITTAKKPNLILNVDGVIGAAMVDLLRNCGAFTSEEAAEYVEMGTLNALFVLGRSMGFIGHYLDQRRLKQGLYRHPWDDISYILPEYNA from the exons AAACTTGTGGTAAAACCTGATCAACTGATAAAGAGGAGAGGCAAGCTTGGGCTCATTAAAGTTAATACAGATCTGAATGGAGCCAAAGAATGGTTGCAGTCTCGTCTTGGTCAAGATATACAG GTTGGCTCAGCCACTGGAAGGTTGAAGAACTTCATCATTGAACCGTTCGTCCCTCATCAACCAGCTGAAGAGGTCTATGTCTGTATCTACTGTGAGAGAGCGAATGATGTCATTCTCTTCCATCACCAGGGTGGTGTAGATGTTGGTGATGTTGATGCTAAG GCTGTAAAGTACTCAGTTGGCCTTCAAGAGGAAGTGACTGCAGCCAAAGTTAAAAGTAACCTACTTGGGAAGGTACCTGCAGAGAAACAAGA tatgcTGGCTGACTTTATCCAAGCCCTCTATCAGCAGTTTCGAGATTTGTACTTTACATATCTGGAGATTAATCCATTGG TTGTAACAGACAAGGTATACATATTGGATCTTGCTGCCAAAATAGACTCAACAGCAGAGTTTCTTTGTAAAGTTCAGTGGGGGGACCTAGAATTCCCTCCTCCTTTTGGAAGAGAAGCTTTTGCAGAG GAAGCTTACATTGCTGACCTTGATGCGAAGAGTGGAGCCTCTCTTAAGCTGACCATTTTAAACCCAAAGGGGCGTATTTGGACCATGGTTGCTGGTGGAGGTGCTTCTGTGATTTACAG TGACACCATTTGTGATCTGGGTGGAGCTAGTGAACTGGCCAACTATGGAGAATACTCTGGTGCTCCTAGTGAACAACaaacttatgaatatgcaaagaCTGTAATTGGCCTCATGACCAAAGGCGACAAACATCCAGATGGAAAGGTCCTGATAATTGGAGGTGGAATTGCAAATTTCACAAATGTAGCATCTACCTTCAAG GGTATTGTCAGAGCACTGAAGGAGTTGCGTGAGAATCTCAAGGAATATGGAGTTTCCATATTTGTAAGAAGAGGCGGACCAAACTACCAGGAGGGGTTAAGAGTAATGAGGGAGTTAG GTAGTAATTTAGGGGTACCCATGCATGTGTTTGGGACTGAAACACACATGACAGCAATTGTTGGCATGGCTCTGGGGAAGAGATCCATTCCTGACACACCACCCATGGATAACACAACTGCATCCTTCCTTCTGTCTGGATCTGCA TCAGCCAACTTAACTGCTATGTCAGGAAGT TCTAGCAATCCACCAAGAAGAACCAGTTCCACATCTGAGCCAACAGCCACAGGAACTACTAATGGTGCAGCACCAAGCACCAGGCCAAAACACCAAACACCACTTGCTCAAAAACCCCTCTTTAAAAAGAGTTCCACA TGTTTCATCTTTGGGATGCAGAACCGGGCTGTTCAGGGGATGTTGGACTTCGATCACTCCTGCCAAAGGGAAACTCCTTCTGTGGTGGCAATGATCTATCCATTCGT TGGAGATCATAAACAGAAATTTTACTGGGGTCACAAGGAGATTTTAGTTCCTGTCTACAAGAGCATGGCTAAAGCCATGAAACTTCACCCTAAGACAGACATCATGATCAATTTTGCATCCCTGAGGTCAGCATATGACAGTACAGTAGAAACATTGCAGTTTCCACAG ATCAGGACTATAGCAATTATTGCTGAAGGAATTCCAGAAAACAAAACCAGGCTCTTAGTTCAAACAGCCAAAGAGAAAGGAGTAACTATCATTGGTCCAGCAACT GTGGGTGGTATCAAACCAGGCTGCTTCAAGATTGGTAACACTGGTGGAATGCTGGATAACATCCTCTCATCTAAGCTCTACCGTCCAGGGAGTGTCGCTTATGTATCTCGTTCTGGAGGAATGTCCAATGAACTTAACAATATCATTTCCAGAAATACTGATGGCGTCTTTGAGGGTGTGGCCATTGGTGGGGACAG GTATCCTGGTACAACATTCTTAGATCATTTACTACGTTACCATGATGATCCAGCTGTGAAAATGTTGGTTCTTCTTGGAGAG GTTGGAGGTATTGAAGAGTATGAAGTCTGCAATGCCATTGAAAATGGTCGAATCAACAAACCCATTGTGGCTTGGTGCATTGGTACTTGTTCCACAATGTTTTCATCAGAG GTTCAGTTTGGTCATGCTGGTGCATGTGCTAATGCTGAAAGGGAGACATCCGGGGCCAAGAATCAAGCTCTGAGAGTGGCAGGTGCTTATGTACCCAGTAGCTTTGATGACTTGGATAAGAAGATCAA TGAGGTTTATAATCAGCTTGTTGAAGAAGGAAAGATTGTCCCTCAGCCTGAGGTACCTCCACCTACAGTACCAATGGACTTCAACTGGGCAAGA GAACTTGGCTTAATTCGTAAACCTGCATCATTTATGACAAGTATTGTGGATGAGAGAGGCCAGGAACTCCTCTATGGAGGTATGCCCATTTCAGATGTGTTTGAGAAAAATGTTGGGATTGGAGGTACCTTGTCTCTCCTTTGGTTCCAGAGAAG ATTGCCTCCCTATGCTACTAAATTCCTTGAGATGTGTCTGATCATATCAGCTGACCATGGTCCAGCAGTGTCTGGGGCCCACAACTGCATCGTAACGGCCCGGGCAGGCAAGGATCTTATCTCATCCTTGTGTTCAGGACTCTTGACTATT GGAGAAAGATTTGGAGGGGCATTAGATGGAGCTGCTAAACAGTACACAGAGGCTTATGACAGTGGGCTTATTCCAATGGAATTTGTCAATAAGATGAGAGCTGAACACAAGCTTATCATGGGAATTGGTCATAGAGTTAAATCT CTGAACAATCCAGACAAACGTGTGGTGATTCTGAAGGAGTATGCTCAAGCTAACTTTCCAGCAACTCCATTGCTAGATTGGGCTCTTAAAGTGGAGAAAATCACAACAGCTAAG AAACCAAACTTGATATTAAATGTGGATGGTGTCATTGGAGCTGCCATGGTAGACTTGCTGAGGAACTGTGGAGCTTTCACAAG TGAAGAAGCAGCAGAGTATGTGGAGATGGGAACACTGAATGCCCTCTTTGTGCTTGGGAGGAGTATGGGTTTCATTG GTCATTATTTAGACCAAAGAAGACTGAAGCAGGGTCTGTACCGCCATCCGTGGGATGATATTTCTTACATCCTTCCAGAGTACAATGCATGA